A stretch of DNA from Halorubrum sp. BOL3-1:
TCGATACCGCCGAGTCCGCCGGGGAGCGGCGTCGCGCCCGCCACGTACGACAGCGGGACGACGAAGACGGGGATCAGCGGCGATATCGGATGGCCGACCGCGGCGAACGCGACCGTGAGCGCGGCCGCCTGAAACAGCCAGCCGACGAGCGATAGCGCGACGATCCCGAGGAGTCGTCGCCGGTCGGTGCCGACGCGTTCGATGTCGGCGAAAAAGTTTCTCAACCGGTCTGCGAGTCCGGCCTCGACGGTCTCGGCGTCGAAGCGGTCGAACCGGCCGAGGAAGGGGCCGACGGCGCCCGGGAAGTAGTCGATGACCGCGACTCGGTAGCGCCAGACGAGGGCGATCGCCGTGACGATTCCGGCGATCAGCGCGACCGCGCTCGCGACAGCGAACTCGACGCGCTCCTCGACCGCGGCCGTGGCCGCGTACGAACCCACTCCGAGGAAGACGAGCGACACCGAGGGGACGACGTTGAGCACGTCGACGCTCGCGATGCCGACGAGTCCCGTCTCGTAGCGCGCCTCCCCGACCTTCGAGATGAGCGCCGCGGCGACCGGCTCCCCGCCCGCCTGCCCGAACGGGGTGACGTTGTTCGCGAAGGCGGCGCCGCTGTACACGAGGAACGCGGTCGCGACCGACATCTCGAGGTCGAGCGCGCCCAGCACGGCCCGCAGCATGAGGCTCCACGCGGCGAGCCAACAGAGACCGAGTCCGGCGGTCGCGACGACGAGGACCGGGTCCGCAGCCGCGAGCGCGTCGACGACGCGATCGACCCCGACGACGACGAAGAGCAGCGTGAGGAGGACGACCGCCCCGCCCGTCCCGAGTATCAGCGCGCGCCGTTGCGGGCCGTCCATAGGCGACGTGGCGCGGTAGCGAACTTGAAACGTCTGCTTCGCGTCCGCCCCGCGGGGCGGCCGGCTCGACCTCAGGGTCGACTCCCCCGCGGGAAACCGAAAGGGAATACATACGTACCGGCGGGCCGACGGACCACCCGATGGAAGATCAGCGGTTCCTCGAGTCGGAGTGGGACTACTGTCTGGTGCTCGACGCGTGCCGGTACGATGTCTTCGCGGACGTGTACGACGAGTACCTCGACGGAACGCTCGAAAAGCGGCGGAGTATCGGCTCTTCGACCCCCGAGTGGGCGTACCGGAACTTCACCGGCGACCACGACATCGCGTACTTCTCCGGGAACCCGTTCATCAACGACCTAGGGATCCCGCTGAACGAGCTCAAGTGGGGCGCGAGCTGCGACTACGACTGGACGGCCTCCGACCACATCAGCGACATCCACGACGTCTGGAAGACGGACTGGGACGACGACCTCGGAACGGTCCCGCCGGAGGGGCTCGCGGACGCGTTCCACCGCAACCGAGACGCCGTCGAGCGCGCCGACCGGACCGTCCTCCACTACATGCAGCCGCACGCCCCCTACCTCTCGCGGGGGAAGGGCCAGAAGCTCAAACAGATCCAGAAGGGGATCAAACGACAGGAGGAAGCGGAAGCGGGTGAGGGCGGCGACGAAGACGGTGGGCTGCTATCCTCGCTCAGCGACTCGGTCCGCCCGAAGATCGAGAGCCGGCTGGACGACAGCGAGTTCGCCCAGAAGGCCGGGCTGTGGCTCGAACTCGACCCGAAGGACCTCGTGATGGACGGCACGCGCGTTACCGCGTTGAGCATGTACGAGGAGAACCTCCGGATCGCCTTGGAGAACGTCTCGGAGGTCGTCGAGGAGCTCGACGGCGACGTCGTCGTCACCGCCGACCACGGCGAGGCGTTCGGTGAGGAGGGCGTCTGGGAGCACCACATCGAGACGCACATCCCCGCGCTGATGGAGGTCCCGTGGCTGGAAGTCGACTGAGCGCCCGAGCCGGACGCGCTCGAACCCGCCCCCACCGATGAAAGTCAGCCACTACTTCGAGTTCGAGGAGCACGTCACCGGCGGTATCGCCGCCTCCGTCGACCACCAGCGGAAGATGTTCGATCGGGTGGGAATCGAGTACACCACGGAGCCGACGCTCGACGCCGACGTGCTCCACCTCAACGTGATGGGACCGCGCTCGGTCTGGCACGCGCGCCGCGCCCGGAAGGCGGGCGTCCCGGTCGTCGCGCACACCCACGTCACCGCAGAGGACTTCGGTGACAGCTTCCGGTTCACCAACGCGCTCGCGCGGCCGCTCAAGCCGTACCTGCGGCGCGCGTACGGGCTCGCCGACCTACTCGTCTGCCCCTCCGAGTACAACCGCGACCTGATCAAAGAGTACGCGGACGTCCCGACGACGGTGATCTCGAACGGCGTCGACCGCGAGAAGTTAGACGGGTTCGAGTCGCTCGAAGACGAGTACCGCGAGCGATACGACCTCTCCCCGCCGACGGTGTTCCTCGTCGGGCACGTGATCAAGCGGAAGGGGTTAGAGACGTTCGTCGAGACGGCTCACCGAACCCCCGACGTCGACTTCGCGTGGTTCGGTCCGATAGACCGGTCGCTGAAGGGACGCGAGACGACTCGTCTCATCGACGAGGCGCCCGACAACTGTACGTTCACAGGATTCATCGACGACATCCGCGGCGCGTACGCCGCGGGCGACGTCTTCTGTTTCCCGACCCACGAGGAGAACGAGGGGATCGCGCTGTTGGAGGCGATGGCGGCCGGGAAGCCGGTCGTCGTCCGCGACATCGAGACGTTCTCGTGGCTAGAAGACGGGAAAGACTGTCTCAAGGTTGGCGAGAGTGCCGGCGACGACCGGCACGACAGCGACAGCGGACACGACGACAGCGGGCCCGACCCCGTCGGCCGCGGCGACAACGCGGAGGGGTTCGTCGACGCCATCGACGAACTGCGCGACCCGGACCGGCGGGCGGAACTCGGAGCCAACGCCGCCGCGCGCAGCGGGGGGTTCTCGCTCGACGCGATCGCCGAGCGGTACCGGTCGCTGTACGACGAACTGGCCTGAACGGCGCGTTTCGAGCCGTTTGGAGAGATATCCGGGAAACTTGCGAAAACCGCAGTTGGTATGTCCGCCGACCGAGTCCGTAGAGCCAAATGACTCGAGTGAGCGTTATCGGCTGCGGGAACATGGGGAGTGCCCTGCTCGGGGGACTCGCCCGCGCGGGGGGGTACCACCTCACGGCGATCGATCTCGACCCCGAGGCGCTGGCCGCGGTCGAGGACGTCGTCGACGAGACAACTGACGACTCGGCGGCGGCGCGCGACGCGGACGTCGCCATCCTCGCGGTGAAGCCGGACGTCGCGGAAGTCGTCCTTGACGACCTCGACCTCCGACCGGACCAGCGGCTCGTGACGCTGGCCGCCGGCCTTCCCCGCGAGTTCGTCGCGGAGCGCACCGACGCCGACGTGGTCCGGATCATGCCGAACCTCGCGGCGGAGACGGGGAACATGGCCGCGGCGGCGACGACTGCGGGCCTCACCGACGAGGTTCGCGCCCTGCTCGACGACGTCGGGGAGTTCGTCGAGATCGACGAGTCGCTGATGGACGTCTCGACCGCCGTCAACGGCTCGGGTCCCGCGTTCGCCTTCTTCCTGATCGACGCGGTGAAGCGGGCCGGGATCGACGGCGGACTCGACCCCGAGCAGGCGGAGACGCTGGCGGCCCAGACGTTCAAGGGCGCCGCCGAGACGGTGCTGCGAGACGACCGCAGCGTCGACGAGCTGATCGACGCGGTCTGCTCCCCGAACGGGACGACGATAGAGGGCATGGAGGTACTGTGGGACAGCGACGCGGACGCGGCGGTCGAGGAGGCCGTCGCCGCGGCCGAGCGCCGGTCCCGCGAGCTTGCAGAGGCGTTCGACGATGCCTGAGGACGCGAGCGTCGATCGAGCGGGCACGACGGACGGAGAGTGTGTCACGGTGGCCGACGCCGACCGTGCCGCGGCCGCTCGACGACTGGCGGCCGCGGCCGACCGCGTGATCGTCAAGGCCGGGACGAGCTCGCTGACGGACGACGAGTCCCGACTCGACCGCGTGAAGCTCGACAAGCTCGTCGCCGACGTGATGGACCTCCGCGAGCGCGGCACGGATGTCGTGTTGGTCTCGTCGGGCGCGGTCGGCGCCGGGACGGGACACCTCGATCACGGTCCCGACTCGCGGGACGGCGTCGACTCGATCGTCGAGAATCAGGCCCTCTCGACGGTCGGACAGGGGCTCCTGATGCGGCACTACACCCAGAGCTTCGAGCGCTTCGACCAGGACGTCGCCCAGATCCTCGTCACCGGGACCGACCTCGACGCACCTGAACGGTTCGATAACTTCACTAACACCATCGAGACGCTGCTGTCGTGGGGCGTCGTCCCGGTCGTCAACGAGAACGACGCGGTGGCGACCGACGAGCTTCGGATCGGCGACA
This window harbors:
- a CDS encoding lysylphosphatidylglycerol synthase transmembrane domain-containing protein, which encodes MDGPQRRALILGTGGAVVLLTLLFVVVGVDRVVDALAAADPVLVVATAGLGLCWLAAWSLMLRAVLGALDLEMSVATAFLVYSGAAFANNVTPFGQAGGEPVAAALISKVGEARYETGLVGIASVDVLNVVPSVSLVFLGVGSYAATAAVEERVEFAVASAVALIAGIVTAIALVWRYRVAVIDYFPGAVGPFLGRFDRFDAETVEAGLADRLRNFFADIERVGTDRRRLLGIVALSLVGWLFQAAALTVAFAAVGHPISPLIPVFVVPLSYVAGATPLPGGLGGIEAALVGLLVPTTGVAASAVTAAVFVFRGAVYWLPMVVGGASASALGVKAFE
- the proC gene encoding pyrroline-5-carboxylate reductase, which codes for MGSALLGGLARAGGYHLTAIDLDPEALAAVEDVVDETTDDSAAARDADVAILAVKPDVAEVVLDDLDLRPDQRLVTLAAGLPREFVAERTDADVVRIMPNLAAETGNMAAAATTAGLTDEVRALLDDVGEFVEIDESLMDVSTAVNGSGPAFAFFLIDAVKRAGIDGGLDPEQAETLAAQTFKGAAETVLRDDRSVDELIDAVCSPNGTTIEGMEVLWDSDADAAVEEAVAAAERRSRELAEAFDDA
- a CDS encoding glycosyltransferase family 4 protein; translated protein: MKVSHYFEFEEHVTGGIAASVDHQRKMFDRVGIEYTTEPTLDADVLHLNVMGPRSVWHARRARKAGVPVVAHTHVTAEDFGDSFRFTNALARPLKPYLRRAYGLADLLVCPSEYNRDLIKEYADVPTTVISNGVDREKLDGFESLEDEYRERYDLSPPTVFLVGHVIKRKGLETFVETAHRTPDVDFAWFGPIDRSLKGRETTRLIDEAPDNCTFTGFIDDIRGAYAAGDVFCFPTHEENEGIALLEAMAAGKPVVVRDIETFSWLEDGKDCLKVGESAGDDRHDSDSGHDDSGPDPVGRGDNAEGFVDAIDELRDPDRRAELGANAAARSGGFSLDAIAERYRSLYDELA
- the proB gene encoding glutamate 5-kinase, which codes for MPEDASVDRAGTTDGECVTVADADRAAAARRLAAAADRVIVKAGTSSLTDDESRLDRVKLDKLVADVMDLRERGTDVVLVSSGAVGAGTGHLDHGPDSRDGVDSIVENQALSTVGQGLLMRHYTQSFERFDQDVAQILVTGTDLDAPERFDNFTNTIETLLSWGVVPVVNENDAVATDELRIGDNDMLSASVALGLDADLLVTLTDVDGVYTENPKRDPDAELIEAVDDGDDRLREIVGDGTETDFGGIRTKVEGAHDVSRHGIPAIIAGSAERDVLDRIAAGKPTGTLFVPKTSDDDE